TCCGGCACCGCCGCAACGCGTATCTTGATCGCCATGCCGACCAGCCCCACCGCCAGTCCGCTGCCCGCGTCCCGCACCGAACCCGACGGTTCGGCAGTGATCCGGGTGCTCAGTTACAACATCCGCTCGATGCGTGACGACACCGCGGCGCTCGCCCGTGTGATCACCGCCTGCGCCCCGGACCTCGTGCTGATCCAGGAGGCGCCGCGCTTCTTCCGGTGGCGCAAGAAGCTCGCACGCCTGGCCGCCGCCTCCGGCCAGGTGATGCTCTCCGGCGGCGCCACCACCTCGGGGCCCGCGCTGCTGTGCTCCCTGCGGGCCACCGTCGAACGCACCGAGGACGTGCTGCTCCCGCGGATGCCCGGCCGGCACCGGCGCGGCTTCGCCACGGCCGTGGTCCGCTTCGGGGGAGCCCGGATCGGTGTGCTGAGCTGTCATCTGTCGCTGC
The window above is part of the Streptomyces sp. NBC_01428 genome. Proteins encoded here:
- a CDS encoding endonuclease/exonuclease/phosphatase family protein is translated as MPTSPTASPLPASRTEPDGSAVIRVLSYNIRSMRDDTAALARVITACAPDLVLIQEAPRFFRWRKKLARLAAASGQVMLSGGATTSGPALLCSLRATVERTEDVLLPRMPGRHRRGFATAVVRFGGARIGVLSCHLSLHKDERAAHGGLLLDRLAGLGTPYAVAGGDLNERPTGPTFRRVAGALQDGWVTRPWGAENTWTRTEPERRIDAIFATPGVEVLGCGVPLGLPGITEADLRAATDHLPVLAALRVPAS